One Gordonia zhaorongruii DNA segment encodes these proteins:
- a CDS encoding solute symporter family protein has product MITTQLAAETEAVGNTAINISIFVAFVAVTMFVVIRASRKNATASEFFTAGGGFSGTQNGIAIAGDYLSAASFLGIAGAIAVYGYDGFLYSIGFLVAWLVALLVVAELLRNTGRFTMADVLSFRLKERPVRMAAALSTLVVSLFYLLAQMAGAGGLVALLLNIHDKTGQGIVIAVVGVLMIAYVLIGGMKGTTWVQIIKACLLIAAAVAMTAIVLVKFGFNISHLMGEAQNMISGSSDPKVASRDVLAPGAKYGGSTESKINFLSLGLALVLGTAGLPHVLMRFYTVPTAKEARRSVVWAISLIGAFYLFTLILGYGAAALVGPDRILGAAGGENSAAPLLALELGGTVLLGIVSAIAFATILAVVAGLAITASASFAHDIYASVIKRGKASESDQVRVSRITVVVLGLVSIVLGILANGQNIAFLVALAFAVAASANLPTIVYSLYWRRFNTRGALWSMYGGLISCIALIVFSPAVTGSATAMVPGIDISYFPLSNPGIVSIPLAFILGIVGTLTSPGDRGEQARNAEMEVRSLTGVGAEGATAH; this is encoded by the coding sequence ATGATCACCACGCAACTCGCCGCCGAGACTGAGGCGGTCGGCAACACCGCCATCAACATCTCGATCTTCGTCGCGTTCGTCGCGGTGACCATGTTCGTGGTGATCCGCGCCAGCCGTAAGAACGCGACGGCATCGGAGTTCTTCACCGCAGGAGGCGGATTCTCCGGAACGCAGAACGGTATCGCCATCGCAGGCGATTACCTATCGGCCGCCAGCTTCCTCGGTATCGCAGGCGCCATCGCCGTCTACGGGTACGACGGATTCCTGTACTCGATCGGGTTCCTCGTCGCCTGGCTCGTCGCGCTGCTCGTCGTCGCCGAACTCCTGCGCAACACGGGTCGATTCACGATGGCCGACGTGCTGAGCTTCCGACTCAAGGAACGCCCGGTCCGCATGGCCGCGGCGTTGTCGACGCTCGTCGTCTCGCTGTTCTACCTGCTCGCGCAGATGGCCGGGGCCGGCGGACTCGTCGCACTGCTCCTGAACATCCACGACAAGACCGGTCAGGGCATCGTGATCGCCGTCGTCGGCGTGCTGATGATCGCGTACGTGCTGATCGGCGGCATGAAGGGCACCACCTGGGTGCAGATCATCAAAGCGTGCCTGTTGATCGCAGCGGCGGTCGCGATGACGGCGATCGTGCTGGTGAAGTTCGGATTCAACATCTCCCATCTGATGGGCGAAGCGCAGAACATGATTTCCGGATCGTCGGATCCGAAGGTCGCGTCCCGTGACGTCCTCGCGCCCGGCGCGAAGTACGGCGGTTCGACGGAGTCGAAGATCAACTTCCTGTCGCTGGGTCTCGCGTTGGTCCTCGGTACCGCCGGCCTGCCGCACGTCCTGATGCGCTTCTACACGGTGCCCACCGCCAAGGAGGCTCGCCGTTCCGTTGTCTGGGCGATCTCGCTGATCGGCGCGTTCTACCTGTTCACGCTGATCCTGGGTTACGGCGCGGCCGCCCTCGTCGGACCGGACCGGATCCTCGGCGCGGCAGGCGGCGAGAACTCGGCAGCTCCGCTCCTCGCTTTGGAACTGGGCGGCACCGTCCTGTTGGGCATCGTGTCCGCGATCGCTTTCGCGACGATCCTCGCCGTCGTCGCCGGTCTGGCGATCACCGCGTCCGCGTCCTTCGCACACGACATCTACGCATCGGTCATCAAGCGCGGCAAGGCATCCGAAAGCGACCAGGTGCGCGTCTCGCGGATCACGGTCGTCGTGCTCGGACTCGTGAGCATCGTTCTGGGCATCCTCGCCAACGGACAGAACATCGCGTTCCTCGTCGCTCTGGCATTCGCGGTGGCCGCCTCGGCGAATCTGCCGACGATCGTCTACTCGCTGTACTGGCGCCGATTCAACACGCGCGGCGCGCTGTGGAGCATGTACGGCGGTCTGATCTCGTGCATCGCGCTCATCGTCTTCTCGCCTGCGGTGACCGGCAGTGCGACGGCTATGGTCCCCGGTATCGACATCTCGTATTTCCCGCTGTCGAACCCGGGCATCGTCTCGATCCCGCTCGCGTTCATCCTCGGCATCGTCGGCACGCTGACGTCGCCCGGCGACCGTGGTGAGCAGGCACGCAACGCCGAGATGGAGGTCCGCTCCCTCACCGGAGTCGGAGCCGAAGGCGCTACCGCGCACTGA
- a CDS encoding phosphatidylserine decarboxylase, producing the protein MARRPARPDARTGAGHLIDLFQETVPPIHRGGIGFIAGPAAVAVLGRGHPWITRPALAAAGASALFFRNPSRVPPTEPGLVVAPADGTVALVDEAVPHPELGLGDQPVPRVSTFLSIFDVHVQRVPIAGRVLSVEHTPGEFLSADLPEASTANERTSMTLATGPDGTGPQVGVVQIAGLIARRIVNETAVGDDLGLGDTYGLIRFGSRVDVFLPPGTVPRVAVGQRAVGAETVFASLR; encoded by the coding sequence GTGGCACGACGCCCCGCACGCCCTGATGCACGTACCGGTGCCGGGCACCTGATCGACCTGTTCCAGGAGACGGTTCCGCCGATCCATCGCGGTGGGATCGGGTTCATCGCCGGTCCCGCGGCGGTCGCCGTGCTCGGCCGCGGCCATCCCTGGATCACCCGTCCGGCGCTGGCCGCGGCGGGCGCTTCCGCTCTCTTCTTCCGAAACCCGTCACGCGTGCCGCCGACCGAACCCGGTCTCGTCGTCGCGCCTGCCGACGGCACCGTCGCACTCGTCGACGAGGCGGTCCCCCACCCGGAACTCGGCCTCGGCGACCAGCCGGTGCCGCGCGTCTCCACGTTCCTGTCGATCTTCGACGTCCACGTGCAGCGCGTCCCCATCGCGGGTCGCGTGCTGTCGGTGGAGCACACGCCCGGCGAGTTCCTGTCGGCCGACCTCCCCGAAGCCAGTACCGCCAACGAACGGACCTCGATGACCTTGGCGACCGGACCCGACGGCACCGGCCCGCAGGTGGGAGTCGTGCAGATCGCGGGCCTGATCGCCCGGCGCATCGTCAACGAGACCGCGGTCGGCGACGATCTGGGCCTCGGTGACACCTACGGTCTGATCCGTTTCGGTTCGCGCGTGGACGTGTTCCTCCCGCCCGGCACCGTGCCTCGCGTCGCCGTCGGACAACGCGCGGTCGGCGCCGAGACCGTATTCGCGAGCCTGCGCTGA
- a CDS encoding amidase — MKHVHAFGDDCLGELDAVGLAKQIADGETTASEALEASLARLDRIEPTLSAVAIDDRERARERAATSPFSGPFAGVPTVIKNNTAFAGIATRSGSAATPASAAQADEPFTGEFVGTGLNVFGASTMPAFGLTATTEFVDRDPTRNPWDTDFSAGASSGGSAVLVAAGVVPIAHGNDGGGSLRIPAAACGLVGVKPSRGRTAPAELTKNLPIDLVSNGVMTRTVRDSVAFLADVERRHPASKLKPIGAVEGPGDKRLKIALVNTPITGGLLDRPTDSALMETVDLLESLGHRVNTVPLPVDRSFVDQFIDYWGLLAFGIDRLGKVSVGKGFDRSQVDSFTRGLSNTFLRHFYRLPGDVLGLKRGSRIFRAIFDEFDVVLSPTLGHVTPRIGDLAPTGDFDEILDGLIRYVSFTPANNVSGTPAVSLPLGSTPDGLPVGVHLCTDLGDERTLLELSYELEAARPFARIQDAV, encoded by the coding sequence ATGAAACATGTGCACGCCTTCGGCGACGACTGTCTGGGTGAGCTGGATGCGGTAGGCCTCGCGAAGCAGATCGCGGATGGGGAGACGACCGCGTCCGAGGCGCTGGAAGCGTCGTTGGCGCGATTGGATCGGATCGAGCCGACGCTGTCGGCGGTCGCCATCGACGACCGGGAACGTGCGCGCGAGCGGGCCGCGACATCACCGTTCAGCGGGCCGTTCGCGGGTGTTCCGACGGTGATCAAGAACAACACCGCATTCGCCGGGATCGCGACACGGTCCGGGTCGGCTGCGACCCCGGCGAGTGCCGCGCAGGCCGATGAGCCGTTCACCGGTGAGTTCGTCGGCACCGGACTCAACGTGTTCGGCGCGTCGACGATGCCCGCTTTCGGGCTGACGGCGACCACCGAGTTCGTCGACCGCGATCCCACTCGCAACCCGTGGGACACCGACTTCTCGGCGGGCGCGTCGTCCGGTGGTTCGGCAGTGCTGGTCGCGGCGGGCGTCGTGCCGATCGCTCACGGGAACGACGGCGGCGGCTCCCTGCGCATTCCCGCAGCGGCCTGCGGGCTGGTCGGTGTGAAACCCTCACGCGGTCGGACGGCTCCCGCCGAACTGACCAAGAACCTGCCGATCGACCTGGTCTCCAACGGAGTGATGACGCGTACCGTGCGCGACAGCGTGGCGTTCCTCGCCGATGTGGAGCGCCGTCATCCGGCGTCGAAGCTGAAGCCGATCGGCGCAGTGGAGGGGCCCGGCGACAAGCGGTTGAAGATCGCCCTGGTGAACACCCCGATCACGGGCGGTCTGCTCGACCGTCCCACGGATTCCGCGTTGATGGAGACCGTCGATCTGCTCGAGTCGCTCGGGCACCGGGTCAATACGGTGCCGTTGCCGGTGGACCGGTCGTTCGTCGACCAGTTCATCGACTACTGGGGACTGCTCGCTTTCGGGATCGACAGATTGGGGAAGGTGTCCGTGGGGAAGGGGTTCGACCGGTCGCAGGTGGATTCGTTCACGCGCGGTCTGTCGAACACGTTCCTGCGTCACTTCTACCGACTGCCCGGGGACGTACTCGGCCTCAAGCGCGGGTCGCGGATCTTCCGGGCGATATTCGACGAGTTCGACGTCGTCCTGTCGCCGACGCTCGGTCATGTCACTCCGAGGATCGGCGACCTGGCGCCGACCGGAGACTTCGACGAGATCCTGGACGGTCTCATCCGCTACGTCTCGTTCACTCCGGCCAACAATGTGAGCGGGACCCCCGCCGTGTCGCTGCCGCTCGGGTCGACGCCGGACGGGTTGCCGGTCGGTGTTCATCTCTGCACCGATCTCGGTGACGAGCGCACCCTGCTCGAACTCTCGTACGAGCTCGAGGCTGCACGGCCGTTCGCCCGCATCCAGGACGCTGTCTGA
- a CDS encoding acyl-CoA dehydrogenase family protein: MQLRFTPEEESFRRELRDFFTTAIPEEIRRRNEEGKQQWPDDVVTTTRILNERGIAVPAWPVEAGGQDWTPVQHHIWREEMSLNFVPDLLPFNAGMVGPVIAHFGNDAQKERFLPATRNLDLWWCQGFSEPEAGSDLASLKTRAVRDGDEYVVNGQKTWTTLGQYADWIFMLVRTDPDVKKQAGISFLLIDLDTPGIEMRPIQLIDGGHEVNEVFFNDVRVPAENLVGKENDGWTIAKFLLGNERSGIARVGYTKTKLARAKTLAAQITTPVGTLLDDPAIASRIADLENQLLALEVTQLRVVVGSSDGKPNPASSLLKLRGSELQQEAMELLADIAGADSLPVAGPDAADANGTADVLSPEWAQLSVPTYLNYRKVTIYGGSSEVQRQIIDKAVLGL, from the coding sequence ATGCAACTGCGATTCACGCCCGAAGAGGAGTCGTTTCGCCGCGAACTCCGCGACTTCTTCACCACGGCGATCCCCGAGGAGATTCGCCGCCGCAATGAAGAAGGCAAGCAGCAGTGGCCCGACGACGTCGTGACCACAACGCGCATCCTCAACGAGCGCGGAATCGCGGTGCCCGCCTGGCCCGTCGAAGCCGGTGGTCAGGACTGGACGCCGGTGCAGCACCACATCTGGCGAGAGGAGATGTCGCTCAACTTCGTCCCCGACCTGCTCCCGTTCAATGCGGGCATGGTCGGTCCGGTCATCGCGCACTTCGGCAACGACGCCCAGAAGGAGCGCTTCCTGCCTGCCACTCGAAACCTCGACCTGTGGTGGTGCCAGGGGTTCTCCGAGCCGGAGGCGGGCAGCGACCTCGCATCACTCAAGACGCGGGCGGTCCGCGACGGCGACGAGTACGTCGTCAACGGACAGAAGACCTGGACCACCCTCGGCCAGTACGCCGACTGGATCTTCATGCTGGTCCGCACCGACCCGGACGTGAAGAAGCAGGCGGGCATCAGCTTTCTGCTGATCGACCTGGATACGCCGGGTATCGAGATGCGCCCGATCCAGCTGATCGACGGCGGTCACGAGGTGAACGAGGTGTTCTTCAACGACGTTCGCGTCCCCGCCGAGAATCTGGTCGGGAAGGAGAACGACGGTTGGACCATCGCGAAGTTCCTGCTCGGAAACGAGCGGTCGGGCATCGCCCGCGTCGGCTACACCAAGACCAAGCTCGCCCGCGCCAAGACGCTGGCTGCGCAGATCACGACTCCGGTCGGCACCCTTCTCGACGATCCGGCGATCGCCTCGCGGATCGCAGACCTCGAGAATCAACTGCTCGCCCTGGAGGTCACGCAGTTGCGGGTGGTCGTGGGTTCGTCGGACGGCAAGCCCAATCCGGCGTCGTCGCTGTTGAAGCTGCGCGGTTCGGAACTCCAGCAGGAGGCCATGGAGCTGCTCGCCGACATCGCCGGCGCCGACTCGCTGCCGGTGGCCGGGCCCGACGCCGCAGACGCCAACGGAACAGCCGACGTGCTGTCGCCGGAGTGGGCGCAGCTATCGGTGCCGACCTATCTCAACTACCGCAAGGTGACGATCTACGGCGGCTCGTCGGAAGTTCAGCGCCAGATCATCGACAAGGCCGTTCTGGGTCTGTAG
- a CDS encoding acyl-CoA dehydrogenase family protein gives MEFELSEEQALLRDTVRSALTNAYDVEKLRAVTDTELGWSRDVWRSLAEIGILGLVFREEDGGMGAGPEELSVVMTEIGASLAPEPLLGSVVVPGSLVARTADDTTRSEIVDGLSSGARLLAFAHNENRDRWPHAAVLTDGAATTATDGTITGVKTLVDHGDVADTFVVSAREADGTVGLYLVPADAEGVTVTPYRTHDRRRGAQVEFTGTPGTRLGEGDASQAITEVEIAAQSALCAEAVGAMSRALDLTTEYLKARKQFGVPLSTFQALSHRAADMYVQVELARSMSTYLTASLADGDYDPITASRAKLQICRSGRHVGQEAIQMHGGIGMTAEYPVGHYASRLTAISHTLGDADAHLAKLTGSVAEWKMVTVG, from the coding sequence ATGGAATTCGAACTCTCCGAAGAACAAGCTCTGCTACGCGACACAGTGCGCAGCGCGCTCACCAATGCCTACGACGTCGAGAAGCTCCGCGCCGTCACCGACACCGAGCTCGGCTGGAGTCGTGATGTCTGGCGCTCGCTCGCCGAGATCGGCATCCTCGGTCTCGTCTTCCGTGAGGAGGACGGCGGCATGGGCGCCGGCCCGGAGGAGCTCTCGGTGGTGATGACCGAGATCGGCGCGAGCCTGGCTCCCGAACCGCTGCTCGGTTCGGTCGTCGTGCCCGGCTCACTCGTCGCCCGCACCGCCGACGACACCACCCGTTCCGAGATCGTCGACGGGCTGTCATCCGGCGCACGGCTCCTCGCATTCGCGCACAACGAGAATCGGGACCGTTGGCCGCACGCCGCAGTACTCACCGACGGCGCCGCGACGACCGCCACCGACGGGACGATCACCGGGGTCAAGACACTCGTCGACCACGGCGATGTCGCCGATACCTTCGTCGTCTCGGCCCGCGAGGCCGACGGCACCGTCGGGCTCTACCTCGTCCCCGCCGACGCCGAGGGGGTCACCGTGACGCCGTACCGCACCCACGACCGTCGCCGCGGCGCGCAGGTGGAGTTCACGGGCACTCCCGGAACCCGACTCGGAGAGGGCGACGCCTCGCAGGCCATCACCGAAGTGGAGATCGCCGCACAGTCGGCGCTGTGCGCGGAGGCGGTCGGCGCCATGAGTCGGGCGCTCGACCTCACCACCGAGTATCTGAAGGCGCGCAAGCAGTTCGGCGTCCCCCTGTCCACCTTCCAGGCACTCTCGCACCGGGCCGCCGATATGTACGTGCAGGTGGAACTCGCTCGCAGCATGAGCACCTATCTCACGGCATCGCTCGCCGACGGCGACTACGACCCGATCACCGCGTCCCGCGCCAAGCTGCAGATCTGCCGCAGCGGACGGCACGTCGGGCAGGAGGCCATCCAGATGCACGGCGGCATCGGCATGACCGCCGAATACCCGGTCGGGCACTACGCGAGCCGGCTCACCGCCATCTCGCACACGCTCGGCGACGCCGACGCCCATCTGGCGAAGCTGACCGGGTCGGTCGCCGAATGGAAGATGGTCACCGTCGGCTGA
- a CDS encoding DUF485 domain-containing protein produces MSEQAPPPNERLRPSPDEFLVAQASPEFTDLRRVLLRFIAPMSVFFLLWYAVYVILGAFAHDFMATKVWGDINVGLILGLIQFVTTFGITFAYVRFANRDLDPKAETIRQNFATGVYADAAKETR; encoded by the coding sequence GTGTCCGAACAGGCACCACCGCCGAATGAGCGACTGCGACCGTCGCCCGACGAGTTCCTCGTCGCGCAGGCGAGTCCCGAGTTCACTGACCTCCGGCGGGTCCTCTTGCGCTTCATCGCGCCGATGTCCGTGTTCTTCCTCCTCTGGTACGCCGTCTACGTGATTCTCGGCGCGTTCGCGCACGACTTCATGGCGACCAAGGTGTGGGGCGATATCAACGTCGGTCTGATCCTGGGTCTGATCCAGTTCGTGACGACGTTCGGCATCACCTTCGCCTACGTCCGGTTCGCGAACCGCGACCTCGACCCGAAGGCTGAAACGATCCGTCAGAACTTCGCGACCGGCGTGTACGCGGATGCTGCGAAGGAGACCAGATGA
- a CDS encoding cation acetate symporter, translating to MSAHVTALTVIAILAAAFGTLAAGAYAGRSARSTSDFLVASRSIGPGWNAAAIAGEYLSAASFLGVAGLVAKYGADALWYPIGFTAGYLALLLFVAAPLRRSGAYTVPDFAEFRLASPRARRVAMVVVILICVLYLVPQLQAAGLTLDILLGLPPWIGIVAIGTLVIANVVGGGMRSVTFAQAVQYWLKLTAIAVPAIALAFTFAHDPHDLGEPLPPRVVTATTVDVERTVSVRVTDPEGVRIVGVVDGRTVHQAPAAGTIVVEAGSTIHLAAGATTPVVSDAPRTGAEWMTSGSGLGGGHPLFQVLSLMVATFLGAVGLPHVLVRFYTNPDGRAARRTALNVIIALSVFYLFPTVLGALARMWTPQVLATGNTDAAVLLLPTAALSGAWGTLLAALVAAGAIAAFLATSSGLLVSIAGVMSTDLLPAGVRSFRICALIGGLVPMGLALGAGSLDLSRSVGLVFAVSAATFCPLLLLGIWWRGLTASGAIAGLVIGAVTSATAVVLVVGDVIDDAALAGWPAVIADYPAAVTVPLTFATMIGASLATRSTTPTGVAGVFAAMHVPERLGLGVERTP from the coding sequence ATGAGCGCTCACGTCACGGCGCTGACCGTCATCGCGATTCTCGCCGCCGCGTTCGGCACCCTCGCAGCAGGCGCGTACGCGGGTCGCAGCGCACGGTCCACATCCGACTTCCTGGTCGCGTCCCGCAGCATCGGCCCCGGCTGGAACGCCGCCGCCATCGCAGGCGAGTACCTATCGGCCGCGTCGTTCCTCGGAGTCGCCGGCCTCGTCGCCAAGTACGGCGCCGATGCGCTCTGGTACCCGATCGGATTCACCGCCGGGTATCTCGCGCTCCTGCTGTTCGTCGCGGCTCCGCTGCGCCGATCCGGCGCTTACACGGTGCCCGACTTCGCCGAGTTCCGGCTGGCGTCCCCACGCGCCCGCCGCGTGGCCATGGTCGTCGTCATCCTGATCTGCGTCCTCTACTTGGTTCCGCAACTGCAAGCAGCAGGCCTGACCCTCGACATCCTGCTCGGTCTGCCGCCGTGGATCGGCATCGTCGCCATCGGCACTCTCGTGATCGCGAACGTCGTCGGCGGCGGCATGCGCTCGGTGACGTTCGCACAGGCGGTCCAGTACTGGCTCAAACTGACGGCGATCGCCGTACCGGCCATCGCACTCGCGTTCACCTTCGCCCACGACCCCCACGACCTGGGCGAACCGCTGCCACCCCGGGTCGTCACCGCGACGACCGTCGACGTGGAACGCACCGTGAGCGTGCGGGTCACCGACCCGGAGGGCGTCCGGATCGTCGGCGTCGTCGACGGGCGCACAGTGCATCAGGCTCCGGCGGCCGGCACGATCGTCGTCGAGGCCGGGTCGACGATTCACCTGGCCGCCGGCGCGACCACCCCGGTCGTATCGGACGCTCCCCGGACCGGCGCCGAGTGGATGACATCCGGAAGCGGACTCGGCGGCGGCCATCCGCTGTTCCAGGTGCTGTCCCTCATGGTCGCCACGTTCCTGGGAGCGGTGGGGCTCCCCCACGTGCTGGTGCGCTTCTACACCAACCCCGACGGGCGGGCGGCCCGTCGCACGGCGCTCAACGTGATCATCGCGCTGTCGGTGTTCTACCTGTTCCCCACCGTGCTGGGGGCGCTTGCCCGGATGTGGACACCCCAGGTCCTCGCCACCGGCAACACCGACGCCGCCGTCCTCCTGCTGCCGACTGCCGCCCTGTCGGGCGCCTGGGGAACCCTGCTGGCCGCCCTGGTCGCCGCAGGTGCGATCGCCGCATTCCTCGCGACATCGTCAGGTCTGCTCGTGAGCATCGCCGGCGTCATGTCCACCGACCTGCTGCCCGCCGGGGTGCGCAGCTTCCGGATCTGCGCACTCATCGGCGGACTCGTGCCGATGGGTCTCGCACTCGGTGCCGGCTCGCTCGACCTGTCCAGGTCGGTCGGACTGGTCTTCGCGGTGTCCGCCGCGACGTTCTGTCCGCTGCTCCTCCTCGGCATCTGGTGGCGCGGACTCACCGCGTCGGGTGCGATCGCCGGGCTCGTCATCGGCGCCGTCACGTCGGCCACTGCGGTGGTGCTGGTCGTGGGGGACGTCATCGACGACGCGGCGCTCGCCGGCTGGCCTGCGGTCATCGCCGATTATCCGGCGGCGGTCACCGTGCCGTTGACGTTCGCGACGATGATCGGGGCCAGCCTGGCCACCCGGTCGACGACGCCGACCGGCGTGGCCGGAGTCTTCGCGGCGATGCACGTACCCGAACGTCTCGGCCTCGGTGTGGAACGCACCCCGTAG
- a CDS encoding DUF350 domain-containing protein, which produces MEPLETFRSSLADVTSYGLLSVGLLIVGFAALDLITPGSLRTKVWAEQNRSAVVLAVAQASGLAIALAAAIGASTGFDLWQGILFALGYGVATIALMMFSFVLIDWLTPGRLGAVLLDESGDGYSRAAWLNAVVFVAIGLFVAAAL; this is translated from the coding sequence ATGGAACCGCTGGAGACCTTCCGCAGCAGCCTCGCCGACGTCACCTCGTACGGACTGCTGTCGGTCGGCCTGCTCATCGTCGGCTTCGCCGCACTCGACCTGATCACTCCGGGGAGTCTGCGCACCAAGGTGTGGGCCGAGCAGAACCGCTCGGCCGTGGTCCTCGCCGTCGCGCAGGCGTCCGGGCTCGCGATCGCCCTCGCCGCCGCGATCGGCGCGTCCACCGGCTTCGACCTCTGGCAGGGCATTCTGTTCGCACTCGGCTACGGGGTCGCGACGATCGCGCTGATGATGTTCTCGTTCGTGCTCATCGACTGGCTCACGCCCGGACGACTCGGGGCGGTGCTGCTCGACGAGTCCGGCGACGGCTATTCGCGCGCCGCATGGCTCAACGCCGTGGTGTTCGTCGCGATCGGCCTGTTCGTCGCCGCGGCACTCTGA
- a CDS encoding SRPBCC family protein encodes MAAPRIEDSVEINATPEAVWSVISDLKRMGEWSPQCQKMIVFGGEVKQGARTLNVNRRGPLVWPTNAKVVAFEPNREVAFRVFENRTVWSYRIEPSANGVTLTESRAAAGGKTTAVSAFLVDKVFGGEESFEAELGEGIRETLGKIKRAAEAS; translated from the coding sequence ATGGCCGCACCGCGTATCGAGGACTCCGTCGAGATCAACGCCACTCCGGAGGCGGTCTGGTCGGTCATCAGCGACCTCAAGCGCATGGGCGAGTGGAGTCCGCAGTGCCAGAAGATGATCGTCTTCGGTGGTGAGGTGAAGCAGGGGGCACGAACCCTGAACGTAAACCGTCGCGGTCCGCTCGTGTGGCCGACGAACGCCAAGGTCGTCGCCTTCGAGCCCAATCGCGAGGTCGCGTTCCGCGTCTTCGAGAACCGGACCGTGTGGTCGTACCGGATCGAGCCCAGCGCGAACGGCGTGACGCTCACCGAATCGCGCGCGGCTGCGGGCGGTAAGACCACCGCGGTGTCGGCGTTCCTCGTCGACAAGGTGTTCGGCGGCGAGGAGTCGTTCGAGGCCGAACTCGGCGAAGGCATCCGCGAGACCCTCGGAAAGATCAAGCGCGCCGCCGAGGCCTCCTGA
- a CDS encoding CDP-alcohol phosphatidyltransferase family protein, with translation MAPARPGPRRPDRPRRRLRVAGRTPRRDRPNLRRPLRGSRIFLPSALTILAVCAGLTAVRSADTGDIDMALALLVVAAVLDGLDGRVARMMDATTKIGAEIDSLADAINFGVAPALIVYSAVIRQHEGAGADLGWVLALIYCSAIVLRLARFNTLLDDDSAPGYTKDFFVGVPAPTAAVMALLPVGVTQHFGDGWWTSTAVVGTWLVFVGLLAVSRIPTLSFKSARVRPSALAGLLVVVAAAAALLMTFPYLLMIIAVTAYLLHIPFAWRMQRWIAAHPEHWDIPARDRRIERRSEKRAAVAAGTRRRVIPTKSSTRLGLRRPVARTTHDTHPSHTHED, from the coding sequence ATGGCACCTGCCCGACCCGGCCCCCGTCGCCCCGACCGCCCGCGCCGGCGTCTGCGCGTCGCCGGACGCACGCCGCGCCGCGACCGCCCGAATCTGCGCCGACCGTTGCGCGGCAGCCGCATCTTCCTTCCGTCCGCGCTCACCATCCTCGCGGTCTGCGCCGGACTGACCGCGGTTCGCTCCGCGGACACCGGCGACATCGACATGGCTCTCGCGCTCCTCGTCGTCGCCGCCGTCCTCGACGGCCTGGACGGCCGAGTCGCCCGGATGATGGACGCGACCACCAAGATCGGCGCCGAGATCGACTCGCTCGCGGACGCCATCAACTTCGGGGTGGCACCTGCGCTCATCGTGTACTCGGCCGTCATCCGCCAGCACGAGGGCGCAGGCGCCGACCTCGGCTGGGTCCTGGCACTGATCTACTGCTCGGCGATCGTGCTGCGCCTGGCACGTTTCAACACTCTGCTGGACGACGACTCCGCGCCCGGGTACACCAAGGACTTCTTCGTCGGCGTGCCTGCACCGACCGCCGCCGTCATGGCCCTGCTGCCGGTCGGCGTCACCCAGCACTTCGGCGACGGCTGGTGGACGTCCACCGCGGTGGTCGGCACCTGGCTGGTGTTCGTCGGCCTGCTCGCGGTGAGCCGGATCCCCACGCTTTCCTTCAAGTCGGCACGGGTCCGTCCGAGTGCGCTCGCCGGGTTGCTGGTCGTCGTCGCCGCCGCAGCCGCGCTCCTGATGACGTTCCCGTACCTGTTGATGATCATCGCGGTGACGGCATACCTGCTGCACATCCCGTTCGCCTGGCGCATGCAGAGGTGGATCGCGGCGCACCCCGAGCACTGGGACATTCCCGCTCGTGATCGGCGCATCGAGCGCCGTTCGGAGAAGCGCGCCGCCGTCGCCGCGGGAACTCGCCGCCGCGTTATCCCGACCAAATCGTCGACCCGACTCGGTCTGCGCCGGCCGGTCGCACGCACGACGCACGACACTCACCCGTCTCACACTCACGAGGACTGA